In a genomic window of Balnearium lithotrophicum:
- a CDS encoding GGDEF domain-containing protein, whose product MIKTKSLDRLFLIKTVILLIALVISIFSLNLISMHIAEKIQEENLKYISRLIAKEIQIINEIIPNEILIRDNLGKLSEKFQSIKGICFISEKNTICYPKKIELEIDRSFFTFNKIQLLKKSGEEIEVVVPVFEEYASEIFEKKKVGYIVVIYDRKVFENFTTFWTITSIIFSSFIVMIGIIVGISWFLDIKSNFRLMYKLLFILKNEQHGYFEKEIDLLVNSIQIKELKDLANLILSLYRKVNELNEKIKYLALKDSLSGLYNRNFLELVFKHNFINLWQRQKFPLSVAIIDLDDFKKINDNFGHQKGDEVLKKLGEIITREVRKGDFPIRYGGEEFLIIFPYAHKKEAYRIVYRIKEEFSKLDFGIGKKVTFSSGIAGYPEDTDEAGNLDYLLKLADKRLYKAKACGKNRIVEV is encoded by the coding sequence ATGATAAAGACTAAGAGTTTAGATAGACTATTTTTAATTAAAACAGTTATTCTATTAATAGCTCTAGTAATATCTATTTTCTCTTTAAACTTAATTAGTATGCATATTGCTGAGAAAATTCAGGAAGAGAATTTGAAATATATCTCAAGGCTTATTGCAAAGGAAATACAAATTATCAATGAAATTATTCCCAATGAGATACTCATAAGGGACAATTTAGGTAAACTAAGTGAGAAATTTCAATCTATAAAAGGAATCTGCTTTATCTCTGAAAAAAATACTATATGTTATCCAAAGAAAATTGAATTAGAAATTGATAGAAGTTTCTTTACTTTTAATAAAATTCAATTATTAAAGAAGTCAGGAGAGGAAATAGAAGTAGTAGTACCAGTATTTGAAGAGTATGCTTCAGAAATTTTTGAGAAGAAAAAAGTAGGATACATTGTAGTAATATATGATAGAAAAGTTTTTGAAAATTTTACAACTTTTTGGACTATAACTTCTATTATCTTTTCTTCGTTTATTGTTATGATAGGTATAATTGTAGGGATATCTTGGTTTTTAGATATAAAATCCAACTTTAGATTGATGTATAAGTTACTGTTTATTCTAAAAAATGAACAGCATGGATACTTTGAAAAGGAAATAGATTTACTTGTAAATTCTATCCAGATAAAAGAATTAAAGGATTTGGCAAACCTGATACTTTCTCTCTATAGAAAAGTTAATGAACTCAATGAAAAGATAAAATATTTGGCCTTAAAAGACTCTCTCTCTGGTCTATACAATAGAAACTTCCTTGAACTGGTATTTAAACATAATTTTATTAACCTCTGGCAGAGACAAAAATTCCCTTTATCAGTAGCTATCATTGATTTAGATGACTTTAAAAAAATTAATGATAACTTTGGCCATCAAAAGGGTGATGAGGTCTTGAAAAAATTGGGAGAAATTATAACCAGGGAAGTGCGAAAGGGGGATTTTCCCATCCGTTATGGAGGTGAGGAGTTTCTCATTATCTTCCCGTATGCTCACAAAAAAGAAGCTTACAGGATAGTATATCGAATTAAGGAGGAATTTTCAAAACTTGACTTTGGTATAGGAAAAAAAGTAACTTTTAGTTCAGGGATAGCCGGATATCCTGAAGACACGGATGAAGCTGGAAATTTAGATTACTTACTAAAGTTGGCCGATAAAAGATTGTATAAAGCTAAAGCCTGTGGTAAAAATAGAATTGTTGAAGTCTAA
- a CDS encoding DegT/DnrJ/EryC1/StrS family aminotransferase, with protein sequence MKLVPRVKVYYGKEELLSAVNLFAKEITREDFERAFAQKFKNRFALFFPYGRVALYSFFKAMKIKHKEIICPAFTCNTVAQAIVLSGNIPVFVDCEENSFNMDIFQIEKVISPRTAAVIAVHMFGYPLDVVTLSEIVKYFQNKFGNKIYVVQDVAQSFGATFKGHLPTLFGDISIFGLGISKIINAIDGGMLTTNNEEIYSRTKEFFLSIAKECNWTRELKKFIKFLSYFILLRENFYWIVDLLEKKGFLSSVQKYYREDVIEFPNDWKTIPCNIQSRVGLVQLKKYDKIVELKRENAKHWMEITKNTDIFFFPYNPEATYSRCVGLSPRRDYWIKYFREKGFQLGKVNYLLPRMKAFSKYSKGNYKIAEVYNRQNLIFPS encoded by the coding sequence TTGAAGCTCGTTCCAAGAGTAAAGGTATACTATGGTAAAGAGGAACTTCTATCAGCTGTAAATTTGTTTGCTAAAGAAATAACAAGAGAAGACTTTGAAAGAGCATTTGCACAAAAATTTAAAAATAGATTTGCTCTCTTTTTCCCCTATGGAAGAGTAGCTTTATACTCTTTTTTTAAGGCTATGAAGATAAAACATAAGGAAATTATATGTCCAGCATTCACCTGCAATACTGTGGCTCAAGCAATTGTTCTTAGTGGAAACATTCCAGTATTTGTCGATTGTGAGGAGAATAGTTTTAACATGGATATTTTTCAGATTGAAAAAGTAATTTCTCCTCGAACAGCTGCAGTTATTGCTGTTCATATGTTTGGTTATCCTCTTGATGTTGTTACTCTTTCTGAAATTGTTAAGTATTTCCAAAATAAATTCGGAAATAAAATATACGTAGTTCAAGATGTAGCTCAGTCCTTTGGAGCAACGTTTAAAGGCCATCTGCCTACTCTATTTGGAGATATTTCAATTTTTGGGCTTGGAATTTCAAAAATAATAAATGCTATTGACGGTGGGATGTTAACAACAAATAATGAGGAAATTTATTCGAGAACCAAAGAGTTTTTCCTTTCTATTGCTAAAGAGTGTAACTGGACTAGAGAATTAAAAAAATTTATTAAGTTTCTATCGTACTTTATTTTATTGAGGGAAAATTTCTACTGGATAGTAGATTTATTAGAGAAAAAAGGTTTCCTTTCTTCTGTTCAAAAATACTATAGAGAGGATGTTATTGAATTTCCCAATGATTGGAAAACTATTCCCTGTAATATCCAAAGTAGGGTAGGTTTAGTCCAACTCAAGAAGTACGATAAGATAGTGGAATTAAAAAGGGAGAATGCGAAGCATTGGATGGAAATAACAAAGAATACTGATATCTTCTTTTTTCCGTACAATCCCGAGGCAACGTACAGTAGATGTGTAGGTCTGTCTCCACGTAGAGATTACTGGATAAAATATTTCCGTGAAAAAGGATTTCAACTTGGAAAGGTAAATTATTTACTTCCCAGAATGAAAGCCTTCTCAAAGTACAGTAAAGGAAACTACAAAATTGCTGAGGTTTATAACCGTCAAAATCTTATTTTCCCTTCCTAA
- a CDS encoding HD-GYP domain-containing protein: MNLNLLIPFFLVTLFLISIFILYLLLKRKTSESIRDKIENCVINAFTVQSLLHCLKKTFPVFFPSIVDIGVYKKTKNAFVRMDSLSNEDILTEDLLDSSHGKSKPRLPSIIYDLNFKNLGRFFIHSVLFNHTALVIMSKEPLKLDELELPLKIFLERVSTLSELEEKETILKNFSAIMSSHEVLEKLMFDEEVLSSFVVNSTKLLLNVPYVEIEKGNKSLYKIGNEKKEPCKEFHLRGTNYTLNVCGRVLSGEEKSKLGKFLDVFSFLIGGEDFIKNYMELLMEIVKDFENSTPFYKNHSLLVKEVSVLVGRRMGFSQNSLESIKYGAYLHDIGMVTPISNIAFENKVLTEREKLKLKYHPIIGASLVSPITRLYPTIKDIVLQHHEFCDGTGYPYGLKCGNIIPEAQVVALAEVFIGLISDRPYRKGKSFDEAYRIITSESSTKFLPEVIEAFSSEYKKITQTIDSIRKGK, translated from the coding sequence GTGAACTTAAATCTATTAATTCCTTTTTTCTTAGTAACTTTGTTTCTTATTTCTATTTTTATCCTTTACCTTTTACTAAAAAGAAAAACTTCAGAGTCTATCAGAGATAAAATAGAGAATTGCGTTATAAATGCCTTCACTGTTCAATCACTCCTACATTGTCTAAAAAAAACTTTCCCAGTTTTCTTCCCATCAATTGTGGATATAGGAGTGTACAAAAAAACAAAGAATGCTTTTGTTAGAATGGATAGTCTAAGTAATGAAGATATACTAACTGAAGACTTATTAGATTCCTCTCATGGAAAAAGCAAACCAAGGCTTCCATCAATCATTTATGATTTAAATTTTAAAAATTTAGGAAGGTTTTTTATTCATTCTGTTCTTTTTAATCATACTGCTTTAGTAATTATGTCAAAAGAACCTTTGAAATTGGATGAATTAGAGCTTCCTCTTAAAATTTTTCTTGAGAGAGTTTCAACGTTATCAGAGCTTGAGGAGAAGGAAACTATTCTTAAAAATTTTTCTGCAATCATGTCATCACACGAAGTTTTGGAAAAACTAATGTTCGATGAAGAAGTCCTATCCTCCTTTGTCGTAAACTCAACCAAATTACTACTTAACGTACCCTATGTAGAAATAGAAAAAGGGAATAAAAGTCTTTATAAAATTGGAAATGAAAAGAAAGAACCATGTAAAGAATTTCATTTAAGAGGAACAAACTACACTTTAAATGTCTGCGGAAGGGTTCTTTCAGGAGAAGAGAAAAGTAAATTAGGGAAATTTTTAGATGTTTTTTCTTTCTTAATAGGGGGAGAGGATTTTATCAAAAACTATATGGAACTCCTTATGGAAATTGTAAAAGATTTTGAAAACTCAACTCCATTCTATAAAAATCACTCTTTATTGGTAAAGGAGGTATCTGTTTTGGTAGGAAGACGAATGGGATTCTCACAAAACTCTTTGGAGTCTATCAAATATGGAGCATATCTTCATGATATTGGAATGGTTACTCCTATTTCAAATATAGCCTTTGAGAATAAGGTTCTAACAGAGAGAGAAAAATTAAAACTGAAGTACCACCCAATTATAGGGGCCTCTTTAGTGTCTCCCATCACTCGGCTCTATCCTACTATTAAAGATATTGTTCTACAACATCACGAGTTTTGTGATGGAACGGGATATCCGTACGGATTGAAATGTGGAAATATAATTCCAGAAGCTCAAGTGGTTGCCCTTGCAGAAGTTTTTATAGGGTTAATAAGCGATAGACCCTACAGAAAAGGAAAAAGTTTTGATGAAGCCTATAGAATAATAACTTCTGAAAGCTCTACAAAGTTCTTGCCAGAAGTTATTGAGGCATTTTCTTCAGAATATAAAAAGATTACACAAACTATAGACTCTATTAGGAAGGGAAAATAA